DNA from Lactobacillus johnsonii:
AATGTTTTCTCCATGGAAGAGAATTTTTCCATTACTTGGTTCTTCAAGAAGATTAATACATCTTAGCATCGTTGATTTACCACCACCAGATGGACCAATAATGGTCATTACTTCTCCTTTATTAATATTAAAAGAAATATCTTTTAATACTGTATGATCACCATATTTCTTTTGTAAATGTTGTACTTGTAAAATGTTTTCTTCGTTATTATTGTTCATGTTCAAATCCAGTCTCCTTTGGATCTTCTACTTGTAATTGGTTAGCCATTAAATTGTAGTTTTTTGGACCTTCAAGTTTCTTTTCAATGAAGTTAAAGATTCTAGTAATAGAGAATGTCAAAATTAAGTAGATCATTGAAATGATGAAGTAAGTTTGGAAGAATTGGAATGTTTGACTGGCAACAGTTGTACCAACAAAGAACAATTCTGAAACAGAGATAATACTTAATACTGAAGTATCCTTAATGTTAACAATAAATTCGTTAGTAATAGATGGTAAACAATTTCTAATGGCTTGAGGTAAAATAATATGCCACATTTGTTGTGAGTGTGTCATACCGATTGCAGAAGCTGCTTCGAATTGACCTTTAGGAGTGGCATTAATACCACCACGAATAACTTCGGCTAGGTAAGCTCCAGTATTAATTGAAACAATTACTAAAGCAGCTACAGTACGGTTTAAGTTGAGGTGCCATAATTGGGCAATTCCGTAGTAGATAACAGCAGCTTGAACCATCATAGGAGTTCCACGGAATACTTCAATATAAACAGCTAAAATCCAATCAACTATCTTTAGGCCCCACTTTTTACCAGCAGACTTAGGAGTTGGAATAGTTCTAACAATACCTACAAGTAAACCAATGAAGAAACCAACGATAGTACCAACTAAGGCAAGAAGAAGTGTCATACCAACACCGCCAAGGATCATTGAACCATAGCGATGCATAATTGACATAAACCAATTTTCTTTCTTGTTGCCCCCAGCTTGAGGTTGTTCTTTAACAGCTTGGGCCATTAATTGGTCACGCTTTTTATTAGAAATACCTTTTAAGATACTGTTAACTTGATCTAATAATTCAGTGTTGCCCTTCTTAACACCAATT
Protein-coding regions in this window:
- a CDS encoding ABC transporter substrate-binding protein/permease → MKSKIRWFSALLALILSLVIGFSFNSTQTEAAKKEAPLKIGMEANYPPYNWTQTTDANGAVPIDGSKQYANGYDVQIAKIIGKKLHRKVVVEKTEWDGLLPALTSGKIDLIIAGMSPTAERRKAINFSEPYRKGTFVVITNKDGKFAQAKGLNDFKGAKLTAQQGTLHYDLIKQLHGAKREPAMRSFSAMRQSLQSGTIDGYVAEDIEYQSYKTVNPNIVAVNLNKMQGFHIPYEDSITSIGVKKGNTELLDQVNSILKGISNKKRDQLMAQAVKEQPQAGGNKKENWFMSIMHRYGSMILGGVGMTLLLALVGTIVGFFIGLLVGIVRTIPTPKSAGKKWGLKIVDWILAVYIEVFRGTPMMVQAAVIYYGIAQLWHLNLNRTVAALVIVSINTGAYLAEVIRGGINATPKGQFEAASAIGMTHSQQMWHIILPQAIRNCLPSITNEFIVNIKDTSVLSIISVSELFFVGTTVASQTFQFFQTYFIISMIYLILTFSITRIFNFIEKKLEGPKNYNLMANQLQVEDPKETGFEHEQ